Proteins encoded together in one Mycobacteriales bacterium window:
- a CDS encoding aerial mycelium formation protein, translated as MTYPAAGRRLDRVLAPEYLLGLAKRPVEEIRAMRAETEQEETDLSYLRRLLQGRLDILRAEQARRRGEGAAGSLIDALPEILADDRTAPRGSGRHATAEPSALDSHRRYVEALVSDSELSDPSRHDDDTLARLVDVLDREERDVSRKRRSVQAVMDACSAELGRRYREGAANVEDLLPDV; from the coding sequence ATGACCTACCCAGCTGCGGGTCGCCGGCTCGACCGGGTGCTCGCTCCGGAGTACCTGCTCGGCCTGGCGAAGCGCCCGGTCGAGGAGATCCGTGCGATGCGCGCGGAGACCGAGCAGGAGGAGACCGATCTGTCCTACCTGCGCCGCCTGCTGCAGGGCCGCCTGGACATCTTGCGGGCGGAGCAGGCGCGGCGGCGCGGGGAAGGCGCCGCGGGCTCGCTGATCGACGCGCTGCCGGAGATCCTGGCCGACGACCGGACCGCGCCGCGCGGTTCCGGACGGCACGCGACGGCGGAGCCCTCCGCGCTGGACTCCCATCGTCGGTACGTCGAGGCACTCGTCTCCGACAGTGAGCTGTCCGACCCGTCGCGGCACGACGACGACACGTTGGCCCGGCTGGTCGACGTACTCGACCGGGAAGAGCGCGACGTGTCGCGCAAGCGACGTTCGGTGCAAGCGGTGATGGATGCGTGCAGCGCCGAGCTCGGCCGCCGCTATCGCGAGGGTGCCGCGAACGTCGAGGACCTGCTCCCGGACGTCTGA